Proteins found in one Mytilus edulis chromosome 2, xbMytEdul2.2, whole genome shotgun sequence genomic segment:
- the LOC139511019 gene encoding uncharacterized protein, producing MTPDENNISSTPSSVRFSEIDKSISICNLNIRSIRNKLEFLNNFTDEFDVLAVTETHLDPSVSEDQLKLDSFNNIIRKDRNNFGGGLMIYVKDDIGIVRKSELENPFDETLWVEIRAKGQNFLLCHSYRPPNADTDFWARLNHAIETAFQFNENIVITGDLNSDLFNVNNNKLIDTMDLFNLRNVIDKATRVTDKSSTLLDPIIISDCMSYYLSDVLDIPSNISDHNAAVIFLECPSSMSRTFKREVWIYDKMDKDKFLKKMNETDWYALLPDDKDVNELCEIFTVTFLNIARECIPTKQVTIRKNDKPWFNSELRREIRTRDRLRKKAFKSKKQSDILKYKRQRNRVNNMKKVAKEKFESNLDHIILNNVSNTKTYWKIMKMLIKSNNGSNNIPPLQNIINTEKIDEIAYKDEEKCELLNKYFNLISKLNEENINLPQFETKSNNKICDIHVTIQEIIDNYD from the exons ATGACTCCAG ATGAAAATAACATATCGAGTACACCCTCTAGTGTCAGATTTAGTGAAATCGATAAATCCATATCAATATGTAATTTAAATATTCGTAGTATTAGAAACAAATTAGAATTCTTAAATAATTTCACTGACGAATTTGATGTCCTGGCTGTAACAGAAACACATTTAGATCCTAGTGTATCTGAAGATCAATTAAAACTAGATTCCTTCAATAACATTATAAGGAAAGATCGAAACAACTTTGGTGGTGGATTAATGATATATGTGAAAGATGATATCGGTATCGTCCGAAAAAGCGAACTAGAAAATCCATTTGATGAAACACTTTGGGTTGAAATACGAGCCAAAGGTCAAAACTTCCTTCTTTGTCACTCATATCGTCCACCGAATGCGGACACTGACTTCTGGGCACGATTAAATCATGCAATAGAAACTGCCTTTCAATTTAACGAAAATATAGTGATTACTGGTGATCTAAATTCTGATCTCTTTAATGTCAATAATAATAAACTTATTGACACTATGGACTTGTTCAATCTAAGAAATGTAATTGATAAAGCAACAAGAGTTACTGATAAAAGTAGTACACTCTTAGATCCCATAATAATAAGTGACTGTATGTCATATTATCTATCAGATGTTTTAGATATTCCCTCAAATATTAGTGATCACAATGCAGCAGTAATATTTCTTGAGTGTCCCTCATCAATGTCACGTACTTTTAAAAGAGAAGTGTGGATATATGATAAAATGGAtaaagataaatttttgaaaaaaatgaatgaaacagATTGGTATGCACTTCTTCCCGATGACAAGGATGTTAATGAATTATGTGAAATATTTACTGTAACTTTTCTGAACATTGCAAGGGAGTGCATACCTACTAAACAAGTAACTATACGAAAAAACGACAAACCATGGTTCAATAGCGAGCTTAGGAGAGAAATACGGACTAGAGATCGATTACGAAAAAAggcttttaaatctaaaaaacaaTCTGATATTTTGAAGTACAAGCGACAGAGAAATAGGGtcaataatatgaaaaaagttGCTAAAGAAAAATTTGAAAGTAATTTAGACCACATCATTCTAAATAATGTATCGAATACAAAAACTTATtggaaaattatgaaaatgttaaTCAAATCTAACAATGGATCAAATAACATCCCCCCActccaaaatattataaataccgAAAAAATAGACGAAATAGCATATAAAGATGAAGAAAAATGTGAGCTTTTGAACAAGTATTTTAATTTAATCTCCAAATTAAATGAAGAAAATATCAACTTACCACAATTTGAAACTAAATCTAACAATAAAATTTGTGACATACATGTCACTATTCAAGAAATTATAGATAATTATGATTAA
- the LOC139512935 gene encoding uncharacterized protein → MKKIFGVFTLLAFLAGILADSEPQREQILFEKVDKNLDGYLTRAELDSVFLLFDTNGDTNITKQEFDTDWISLYKLGTQKEANVLFDKADANDDLIIDAADLPFIFKFFDANSDNTVSIDEFLTQWGQLTLMAFGTAPTVTPDSTTTS, encoded by the exons ATGAAAAAG atttttgGCGTATTTACTCTCCTGGCATTTCTCGCAGGAAT TCTTGCGGATTCTGAACCTCAGAGAGAgcaaatattatttgaaaaagtGGATAAAAATTTGGATGGATATTTGACGAGGGCAGAACTTGATTCGGTTTTTCTTCTGTTTGATACAAATG GAGACACGAATATAACTAAACAGGAGTTTGATACTGACTGGATATCTCTGTACAAGTTAGGAACTCAGAAAGAGGCTAACGTGTTGTTTGATAAAGCTGATGCCAACGACGACTTAATTATCGATGCAGCTGATTTGCCATTTATCTTTAAATTCTTCGATGCAAATT CTGACAATACAGTGAGTATTGATGAGTTTTTGACACAGTGGGGACAACTGACTCTAATGGCGTTTGGAACAGCACCAACAGTAACTCCAGACAGTACCACTACAAGTTGA